One Natrinema halophilum genomic window carries:
- a CDS encoding CBS domain-containing protein: protein MPGSIILHEYERVIDQLRSLLDEQGLTQKQLAEKTSIDPSHVSRSLNGEREASYEKIYRMWKVLKQEAEDTVTAEEVMVPEIEWVYPDETVGEVGKRAMEMAYTQFPVREEGDHIGWITTERLAGEDSDSPIRPLVHREGFTTVPPYLDVETIQEHLNGEYRAMLVEDEGEFLGIVTPYDLVNFTLKEDREV from the coding sequence ATGCCGGGAAGCATCATACTTCACGAGTACGAACGAGTGATCGATCAACTGCGTAGCCTGCTCGATGAACAGGGACTCACTCAGAAGCAACTGGCAGAAAAGACAAGCATAGATCCCTCGCACGTCAGTCGGAGTCTAAACGGCGAGCGCGAGGCGAGTTACGAGAAAATCTATCGGATGTGGAAGGTACTCAAACAAGAAGCCGAAGACACAGTGACCGCTGAGGAAGTCATGGTGCCTGAAATCGAATGGGTATACCCGGATGAGACAGTCGGGGAAGTAGGTAAACGGGCGATGGAAATGGCATACACCCAGTTCCCAGTGAGGGAAGAAGGTGACCACATCGGTTGGATCACTACTGAGAGATTGGCCGGAGAGGACAGCGACTCGCCTATCCGACCGTTAGTACACCGCGAAGGGTTCACTACTGTTCCACCCTATCTCGACGTCGAGACGATTCAGGAGCACCTGAACGGTGAATACAGGGCAATGCTGGTGGAGGACGAGGGGGAGTTCCTCGGTATCGTCACCCCATACGATTTGGTGAACTTCACACTCAAGGAGGATCGGGAAGTGTGA
- a CDS encoding RNA-binding domain-containing protein, with product MSSESGSEWPSELVNKLHSDVDDDEIIQFIEDVVPDDEAHIFDNKREAYVSASDDDKTEKRRAGLAKSFAGLANVHHRSAHRFMFVGFDDAAQFQGIQYLGAEGGDHVYDVDDQEIQNILRDHLEPPPSVEKHRLEADDDRGLVFVIERATSPPIVITETVNAEGDRITTQGIAPTRRSSETTHMRHSDFRDIVEHREEVLTDVLEHWVDDLGRVVGAPAEDIEEHEFSITSDPNAPAVRNVVVPQEARDLNEDLSAKAISWLTDDDLPGSVEVMYKFYNRRDLIDGTEDEYYQNQMDFLFNASLAHYLPGAEWLSTFDGDWDDLFSQVINTDYNHWSILMLEKILFVLGWNEMLQDIADNEGFNYRDSEAETYADMCELPTLERIEECIGTRIYFDGDSYSVSDLYSDEEALEDLFDEVAEHCHTNEPEKGALRSIELIRLSKVGSDRLYSG from the coding sequence ATGAGCAGCGAAAGCGGGTCTGAGTGGCCTTCTGAATTAGTGAATAAACTCCACTCAGATGTTGATGATGACGAAATAATTCAGTTCATCGAGGACGTCGTACCTGATGATGAGGCACATATTTTCGACAATAAGAGAGAAGCGTATGTGTCCGCCTCAGACGATGATAAGACGGAAAAACGGCGGGCAGGATTGGCGAAGAGTTTCGCCGGTCTCGCAAACGTTCATCACCGGTCCGCCCACAGATTCATGTTTGTGGGTTTTGATGACGCTGCACAATTCCAAGGAATCCAATATTTAGGGGCAGAAGGAGGTGATCACGTCTACGACGTTGATGATCAGGAAATACAGAACATACTTAGAGACCACCTTGAGCCCCCGCCCTCAGTCGAAAAACACCGTCTTGAGGCCGATGATGATCGAGGGTTGGTTTTCGTAATAGAACGTGCTACTTCACCACCGATAGTGATCACAGAGACGGTGAATGCCGAAGGAGACCGGATTACGACTCAAGGGATTGCCCCAACCAGACGGAGTTCGGAAACTACGCATATGCGTCATTCCGACTTTCGTGATATCGTTGAACACCGTGAAGAGGTACTCACGGATGTTCTGGAACATTGGGTGGACGATTTGGGGAGAGTGGTGGGAGCACCAGCAGAGGATATCGAAGAACACGAGTTTTCGATAACATCCGACCCGAACGCTCCCGCAGTCCGGAACGTAGTGGTTCCTCAAGAAGCAAGGGATTTGAATGAAGATCTGAGTGCCAAAGCGATTAGTTGGTTAACTGACGACGATCTTCCCGGATCAGTAGAAGTCATGTATAAATTCTACAATAGGAGAGACCTGATTGACGGAACAGAGGATGAATACTATCAAAATCAGATGGACTTTCTGTTCAATGCATCTCTGGCTCACTATTTGCCGGGTGCTGAATGGTTATCGACGTTCGATGGTGATTGGGATGATCTATTCTCACAAGTGATTAATACCGATTATAATCACTGGTCGATTCTGATGTTAGAGAAGATTCTCTTTGTCTTAGGATGGAATGAAATGCTTCAGGATATTGCTGACAATGAGGGCTTCAACTACCGCGATAGCGAGGCCGAAACCTACGCCGATATGTGCGAATTGCCGACCTTGGAACGGATAGAGGAGTGCATAGGAACGCGGATCTATTTCGATGGTGACTCATATTCCGTGTCTGACTTGTACTCAGATGAGGAGGCGCTGGAAGACTTGTTTGATGAAGTTGCAGAACACTGCCATACGAACGAGCCCGAGAAAGGTGCGCTGAGAAGCATCGAACTCATTCGATTGTCGAAAGTAGGTAGCGACCGTCTTTATAGTGGCTAA
- a CDS encoding Eco57I restriction-modification methylase domain-containing protein, which yields MEGTQTEFDFSEFETEVTEADENRIIETIADSIGRLRDQIDDDFLHGMFQHESGRYILKSQHTTDQLDPEPLTKSRVIEPLLDTLGYNDYGYEAGSFAEERGEQADYAVSLRDIVTVDSTRLLIEAEPVNKPLQDRGHGLDQVESWLSQREFESDFGFATDGVRWIFVRYDPDSYTHNIIGEVDLRPVFLTLFENATAVNPDAPTSVVPEDQRELISTLLRTFNYENFVSIIGDASTVLSEKKEAITQEFYDDYIQIVFGVSEEDEERRARSLIGEGGIESPEEANGDDVRLFAVELMNRLIFVKFLEDKRIVRPDLLDTLVETYEQGIYPQSFYKTFLDPLFYDVFNEKPERDPQIKDIDVFSDIPYLNGGLFRPELNGSSTINERDFDVSDSVLESIIDLLERYRFSADGGPTDIDPSVLGSVFEKTINYLTTESGDQNKELGAYYTPSEITRFCAEETVRPALLERFKTVLAEERDWPEAELQQYDTLYGLIDGVPGSGDLITSLLSEIDEFYIIDPSMGSGHFLTSVVEEIVTVRQSLYARQEQEDYPSRHRLKKTTIQNNIYGVDIMEPAVEIGKLRLWLSIISELHEDDVENLDMEDIALPNIGFNIQKGNSLIGYVDFPEQTTDGDQTFENWNKNSVRDRYEEIIEQINLYEESVAFPEKAEQHRQKAKQLKKKHRETLNRDFLDIFQEAVEDATEEDLAGQDPFHWMLEFPEVYARGGFDVIVGNPPWDMLQPRRDEFFCRYEPEFRSFTPDKKDEVQEKLLENHNLREKWEEYKQNFQMRSSFFTDGTDYSLQWGEIGGRTRTGRNDLSMLFLERVFELADTEGYVTQVLPGKIFSNGSCKNLRLHLLNETSLKSVVGFENKGIFAGIHAQQMFGILTFKNSGSTENFSAIFHQRDTGILREFEEHGFDMSRDIMEKYSPEGITFPSVRSATEVRALDDILEHPPISQENCDKWYADGHIEIYTRDSDYFSEEKEKADYPVIGGSNMYQFSHDNRFFEDLEEPKYWSVEEDANPSKSAKRRVREKNTSHLKNAIYSEFGGENTNKSKKAFVNDLLKKKRGEALQAEDVKLDCTEYRIVFRNVTKSTNERTFVASVIPPGIICYHALTTIRPYQINPSKEDLTRSPLHDVYERIFTDEELFAVLGLLNSIPYDFLMRTKVETNISRYKFEESTVPRLSEGDEWFEYIWKRAARLNCYGEEFETMRDRLGGIEPATNSDKRGEIQSELDAVSFHAYGLTREKTEFILSDFHRVRTPRQMTDDYFDMVLEKYDELND from the coding sequence ATGGAAGGGACCCAAACCGAATTCGACTTTTCTGAGTTCGAGACAGAAGTTACGGAAGCCGACGAAAACCGGATCATCGAGACAATTGCGGACAGCATCGGGCGACTACGAGATCAAATTGATGACGACTTTCTCCACGGGATGTTTCAGCATGAGTCTGGCCGGTATATTTTAAAATCACAACATACAACGGATCAACTTGATCCGGAACCTCTGACGAAGAGCCGAGTGATCGAACCACTCCTCGATACGCTCGGATACAATGACTATGGATATGAAGCCGGAAGTTTTGCTGAAGAAAGGGGTGAACAAGCCGACTACGCAGTTTCTCTTCGAGACATCGTTACCGTAGATTCAACCCGATTATTGATTGAAGCAGAGCCAGTCAACAAACCTCTACAAGACCGCGGTCACGGGCTTGATCAAGTCGAGAGTTGGCTGAGTCAGCGAGAGTTCGAGTCTGATTTCGGATTTGCGACTGATGGTGTTAGGTGGATATTCGTCCGGTACGATCCCGATTCATACACTCACAACATCATCGGTGAAGTAGATCTTCGTCCTGTTTTCCTCACTCTTTTCGAGAACGCTACCGCGGTCAACCCGGACGCACCCACATCTGTTGTACCCGAGGATCAGCGAGAACTCATTTCGACTCTACTCCGCACCTTCAACTACGAGAACTTCGTTTCGATTATTGGCGATGCGTCAACAGTTCTCAGTGAGAAGAAGGAAGCAATCACACAGGAGTTCTACGACGACTATATCCAGATTGTATTCGGGGTTTCAGAAGAAGACGAGGAGCGACGTGCTCGAAGCCTTATAGGGGAAGGCGGTATCGAATCGCCGGAAGAAGCAAATGGGGATGACGTCCGACTGTTCGCCGTCGAGTTGATGAACCGGTTGATTTTCGTCAAGTTCCTCGAAGACAAGCGCATTGTGCGACCAGACTTGCTCGACACGTTGGTAGAAACCTACGAGCAAGGTATCTATCCCCAGTCGTTCTACAAAACCTTCCTTGACCCCCTGTTCTATGACGTCTTCAATGAGAAGCCCGAACGTGACCCGCAAATCAAAGACATCGATGTATTCTCCGATATTCCTTACCTCAACGGTGGACTATTCCGGCCAGAACTGAATGGTTCCTCTACAATAAACGAGCGAGACTTTGACGTGAGTGATAGCGTTCTCGAATCAATTATTGACTTACTCGAACGGTATCGCTTTTCCGCTGATGGTGGTCCAACTGACATCGATCCAAGTGTACTGGGAAGTGTCTTCGAGAAAACAATAAACTATTTGACAACTGAATCGGGGGACCAGAACAAGGAACTCGGAGCATATTACACTCCGAGTGAAATCACGCGGTTCTGTGCCGAGGAAACTGTTCGGCCTGCCCTTTTAGAACGGTTCAAAACCGTGCTCGCTGAGGAGAGAGACTGGCCCGAAGCCGAACTTCAGCAGTACGATACTCTCTATGGATTGATTGACGGAGTACCGGGTTCAGGAGATCTTATAACTTCGCTACTTTCCGAAATTGACGAGTTCTACATTATTGACCCGAGTATGGGGAGCGGGCACTTCCTGACGTCTGTGGTGGAGGAGATCGTGACTGTCCGGCAGTCACTCTACGCACGGCAAGAGCAGGAGGACTATCCGAGCCGTCATCGGCTCAAGAAGACGACTATTCAGAACAATATCTACGGCGTGGACATCATGGAACCGGCGGTTGAGATCGGAAAACTTCGGCTCTGGCTGTCAATAATTTCAGAACTCCATGAGGATGATGTAGAAAATCTGGATATGGAAGATATTGCTCTGCCAAATATTGGTTTTAACATTCAGAAAGGGAATAGTCTAATTGGTTATGTAGATTTTCCTGAACAGACCACTGATGGAGATCAAACCTTTGAGAATTGGAATAAAAATAGTGTCAGGGACCGTTATGAAGAGATCATTGAACAAATTAATCTCTACGAGGAAAGCGTTGCCTTCCCAGAAAAAGCCGAACAACACCGTCAGAAAGCAAAACAGCTGAAAAAGAAGCACAGAGAGACGCTGAACCGCGATTTTCTTGATATATTTCAGGAGGCCGTTGAAGACGCAACGGAGGAAGATCTTGCCGGTCAAGATCCTTTCCACTGGATGCTTGAATTCCCAGAGGTGTACGCACGGGGTGGATTTGATGTTATAGTTGGGAATCCGCCTTGGGATATGCTTCAACCGCGTCGAGACGAATTTTTCTGCCGATATGAACCCGAGTTCCGGTCATTCACTCCCGATAAAAAAGACGAGGTCCAAGAGAAGTTATTAGAAAATCATAATCTCCGGGAAAAGTGGGAAGAGTACAAACAAAACTTCCAGATGAGGTCCTCATTTTTTACTGATGGGACCGACTACTCGCTGCAATGGGGTGAGATAGGTGGAAGGACCCGGACTGGCCGTAACGACCTATCCATGTTGTTCTTGGAGCGTGTATTCGAGCTGGCAGACACGGAGGGATACGTAACGCAAGTACTTCCCGGAAAGATATTCAGTAATGGTTCCTGTAAGAATTTGCGACTTCATCTTCTTAACGAAACCTCACTAAAATCGGTTGTTGGCTTCGAAAACAAGGGTATATTTGCAGGCATCCATGCTCAGCAAATGTTCGGAATACTCACTTTCAAGAATTCCGGAAGTACAGAGAATTTTTCGGCTATATTCCATCAACGAGACACTGGTATCCTACGAGAATTTGAGGAACATGGATTTGATATGTCTCGTGACATTATGGAAAAGTATTCGCCGGAAGGCATTACCTTTCCTTCTGTCCGGTCAGCGACAGAGGTCAGAGCCTTAGACGATATACTTGAACATCCGCCAATTTCACAAGAAAATTGTGACAAATGGTATGCTGATGGACATATAGAAATATATACGAGAGATTCGGACTATTTCTCTGAAGAAAAAGAAAAGGCCGATTATCCGGTCATCGGTGGGAGCAATATGTATCAATTCTCTCATGATAATAGGTTTTTTGAGGATCTTGAAGAGCCGAAGTACTGGAGTGTGGAAGAAGATGCAAATCCGAGCAAGAGTGCAAAACGGCGAGTCAGAGAGAAGAATACATCACATCTAAAAAATGCCATTTATTCAGAATTTGGCGGAGAGAATACAAATAAGAGCAAGAAGGCGTTTGTGAACGATTTGTTAAAAAAGAAACGGGGAGAAGCACTACAAGCAGAGGATGTGAAACTTGACTGCACCGAATATCGTATCGTATTCCGGAATGTTACAAAATCTACAAATGAACGTACATTTGTTGCCTCAGTCATTCCTCCGGGGATTATCTGTTATCACGCTCTGACGACCATCCGTCCCTATCAAATCAACCCGTCTAAAGAGGACCTAACCCGATCTCCACTGCATGACGTCTATGAGCGTATCTTCACCGATGAAGAGTTGTTTGCCGTACTTGGCCTGTTGAATAGTATCCCGTATGACTTTCTTATGAGAACGAAAGTAGAAACGAATATTTCAAGGTATAAATTTGAGGAATCTACTGTCCCCCGACTGTCTGAAGGAGACGAGTGGTTCGAATACATTTGGAAGCGGGCTGCCCGTCTTAATTGCTATGGCGAGGAGTTCGAGACAATGCGGGACCGCCTCGGTGGAATTGAACCAGCGACTAACTCAGACAAACGGGGAGAGATTCAGTCAGAACTTGATGCTGTGTCCTTCCATGCATATGGGCTGACTCGAGAGAAGACTGAGTTCATTTTGAGTGATTTTCATCGTGTACGGACCCCTCGTCAGATGACTGATGATTACTTTGATATGGTTTTGGAAAAGTACGATGAACTCAATGATTAG
- a CDS encoding class I SAM-dependent methyltransferase, producing MAEDQGRDRNRTRDSSQNSTDEHASRADVRDTYDRIASHFASTREYAWPEVESFVETQTADSEHAKPDGVGLDLGCGNCRHAELLAPKLESVVGLDVSRGLLETGRTRATERGFDVNLVQGDAAALPLATDSVDLAVYVATLHHLPTRRTRRDSLDELARVLAPDGRALVSAWSTAHDRFDETEGFDTTVEWTLPGGEPVDRFYHIYAPEEFEADLADSALDLREWELSSGNCYATVAGSP from the coding sequence ATGGCCGAGGACCAGGGTCGGGACCGGAATCGGACTCGAGATTCGAGCCAAAACAGTACCGACGAGCACGCGAGCCGCGCCGACGTTCGCGACACCTACGATCGGATCGCGAGCCATTTCGCGTCCACGCGGGAGTACGCCTGGCCCGAAGTCGAGTCCTTCGTGGAAACGCAGACGGCCGACTCCGAACACGCGAAACCCGACGGCGTCGGCCTCGATCTCGGCTGTGGCAACTGTCGCCACGCCGAACTCCTCGCCCCCAAACTCGAGTCGGTCGTCGGCCTGGACGTCAGCCGCGGGTTGCTCGAGACGGGCCGAACCCGAGCGACGGAGCGGGGGTTCGACGTCAATCTGGTTCAGGGAGACGCTGCGGCGCTCCCGCTCGCGACCGATTCGGTCGACCTCGCAGTCTACGTCGCGACGCTACACCACCTGCCGACGCGACGAACTCGTCGAGACTCTCTCGACGAACTTGCGCGAGTGCTCGCCCCCGACGGTCGGGCCCTGGTGAGCGCGTGGTCGACCGCCCACGATCGGTTCGACGAAACCGAGGGCTTCGATACGACGGTCGAGTGGACCCTCCCCGGCGGTGAGCCGGTCGACCGATTCTATCACATCTACGCGCCCGAAGAGTTCGAAGCCGACCTCGCCGACAGCGCGCTCGACCTCCGTGAGTGGGAACTCTCGAGCGGGAACTGCTACGCGACTGTAGCGGGGTCCCCGTGA
- a CDS encoding cytochrome P450, translating to MAGNNLTESVPMHEIEPPTHDGLPLIGNTHQLIREQGGLYEAAAEHGDLVQLKILGMGDMYLANAPELVAEVLTDTDRFRKSTLSQEDLSDLLGQGLVLSEGDLWERQRQRIQPAFYMNRIADYADTMAEETLAAADAWSDTPTVNIEDEMKALTLRILIKSIFGSDINYAERGIRETVNKLQEPGQPAKQPIARMVPKWVPIPMWRRYKQGIDEMEDIVAEFIEARRSGTDDHDDLLSLLLAARDEDGESMSEKLVRDELMTFLLAGHETTATALTFTWFLLAQHPDVEQKLVTELNEVLNGKPPTFEDLSDLTYTEQILREAMRLYPPVPQIPRDTTEQIELGGYSLPAGATVVACQWTVHRDGDLWESPQEFRPERFAGEDTRPQFAYFPFGGGPRRCIGQQFAIVEGKLILATLAQRYHLELISDTDIDLSVSITTRPLDPIKMRVKHRDRRKITPQAE from the coding sequence ATGGCCGGAAATAATCTCACAGAATCCGTTCCCATGCATGAGATCGAGCCGCCGACCCACGATGGGCTCCCGTTGATCGGCAATACTCACCAACTCATCAGAGAGCAGGGCGGACTGTACGAGGCTGCTGCCGAACACGGTGACCTTGTCCAACTCAAAATCCTCGGTATGGGCGACATGTATCTCGCGAACGCGCCCGAACTGGTTGCGGAGGTGCTCACTGACACCGATCGGTTCCGGAAGTCTACTTTGAGCCAGGAAGACCTCAGCGATCTGCTCGGGCAGGGGCTGGTCCTCAGCGAGGGCGACCTCTGGGAGCGCCAGCGCCAACGAATTCAACCAGCGTTCTACATGAACCGAATCGCCGACTATGCCGATACGATGGCAGAAGAAACCCTCGCAGCAGCCGATGCGTGGAGTGATACGCCGACTGTGAACATCGAAGACGAGATGAAAGCACTGACCTTACGGATCCTCATCAAGTCCATTTTCGGTTCAGATATCAATTATGCAGAGCGAGGCATCCGCGAGACAGTGAACAAGCTCCAGGAGCCCGGTCAGCCGGCGAAACAGCCGATTGCTCGGATGGTTCCAAAGTGGGTTCCGATTCCGATGTGGCGTCGCTACAAGCAGGGAATCGACGAGATGGAAGACATCGTTGCGGAGTTTATCGAAGCCCGCCGAAGTGGGACTGACGACCACGATGACCTCCTCTCACTGTTGCTGGCGGCCAGGGACGAAGACGGCGAATCGATGTCTGAGAAATTAGTCAGGGACGAGTTGATGACGTTCCTGCTTGCTGGGCACGAGACGACGGCGACCGCACTCACGTTCACATGGTTTTTGCTGGCCCAGCATCCCGACGTAGAGCAGAAGCTGGTCACGGAACTCAACGAGGTCTTGAACGGCAAACCCCCGACGTTCGAGGACTTGTCCGACCTGACCTACACCGAGCAGATACTCCGCGAGGCAATGAGACTCTACCCTCCAGTCCCACAAATTCCTCGGGACACAACCGAGCAGATCGAACTGGGCGGATACTCACTCCCGGCGGGGGCCACGGTTGTCGCGTGCCAGTGGACGGTCCACCGCGATGGGGATCTCTGGGAGTCTCCACAGGAGTTCCGCCCAGAGCGATTTGCTGGCGAAGATACCCGTCCGCAGTTCGCGTACTTCCCGTTCGGTGGCGGCCCGCGCCGCTGTATCGGCCAGCAGTTCGCCATTGTCGAAGGCAAGCTTATCCTTGCAACGCTCGCCCAGCGCTACCATCTTGAACTCATTTCCGATACAGACATTGACCTCTCAGTAAGCATCACCACCCGGCCACTTGACCCAATCAAGATGCGCGTGAAACACAGGGACCGGAGAAAAATCACGCCACAGGCTGAATAA
- a CDS encoding nuclear transport factor 2 family protein: MSDPETVLDHHLDAFANQELAEVMTDYVEDSVIVTNLGVFRGRDEIEGLFADFFEEFSQDGATIEVDDTIVEDDFAYLLWHADTPDNVYEFCTDTFYIPEETIDVQTFAGYVEPKD, from the coding sequence ATGAGTGACCCCGAAACTGTACTTGACCATCACCTGGACGCGTTCGCCAACCAAGAGTTAGCGGAGGTCATGACCGACTACGTCGAAGATTCGGTCATCGTCACGAATCTCGGTGTGTTCCGCGGACGCGACGAGATCGAGGGGTTATTTGCGGACTTTTTCGAGGAATTCTCTCAGGATGGTGCGACCATTGAGGTGGACGACACCATCGTCGAGGACGACTTTGCCTATCTCCTGTGGCACGCTGACACGCCGGACAACGTATACGAATTCTGCACCGACACGTTCTACATCCCCGAGGAGACGATCGACGTCCAGACGTTCGCTGGGTATGTCGAACCGAAAGACTGA
- a CDS encoding sensor histidine kinase, with protein MIFRLPYDNITIQRLSDMRDITGKIVSSDWIRGQYILYGGILLHFGIGLLHLSRHTHLGDFSQSIFEIVILIGFPSAMLAFLYWRRSDFVREKDFWRTAVGGGLGMATALTLYGLYLLDSSLSPGVSIELASLSDSTFTYLLAANGGALAGLLFGWQQIRVRQVARQAERAETRAELSKQHEQSLLFLNRILRHHVLNGLNVILVEVENLRLEDENDSERSLDTIEMRGKQMADYVEDIRSVVHTLSGEISEQNIELSATLEETLQSARHSFPTAEYEASIPAGITVRGTPLAGLVFENLLENAVRHNDSEIAKVRLDVDETDSTVRVTVADNGPGIPDDRKTAYFRRGEHGQDSLGEGLGLYLAETVVTLSGGDIWIEDNDPTGTRVIVELRKSSGESGEARNGTDTRRTMETEELPAND; from the coding sequence GTGATTTTCAGATTACCATATGACAATATCACGATTCAAAGGCTATCAGATATGAGAGATATAACGGGCAAAATCGTGTCTTCTGACTGGATACGAGGACAGTATATTCTTTATGGCGGGATTCTCCTCCACTTTGGAATCGGACTTTTACACCTCTCTCGGCATACTCACTTAGGTGATTTCAGCCAGTCTATATTCGAAATTGTCATCTTAATTGGATTTCCATCGGCAATGCTGGCGTTTCTTTATTGGCGGCGTTCGGACTTCGTCCGAGAGAAGGATTTCTGGAGAACCGCTGTCGGAGGAGGACTGGGAATGGCTACTGCGCTCACACTGTATGGGTTATACCTACTCGATTCCAGTCTCTCGCCTGGGGTATCGATAGAGTTGGCTTCACTCTCCGATAGTACCTTCACCTATCTGCTTGCCGCAAATGGGGGTGCGTTAGCAGGTTTGCTGTTCGGGTGGCAGCAGATCCGTGTCCGTCAGGTTGCGCGGCAAGCGGAACGAGCCGAAACGAGGGCCGAACTTTCGAAACAGCACGAACAAAGTCTCCTCTTCCTCAATCGAATTCTTCGACATCACGTGCTCAACGGTCTGAATGTCATCCTCGTAGAGGTCGAAAACCTCCGTTTGGAGGACGAAAATGATAGCGAGCGCTCGCTCGACACCATTGAAATGAGAGGGAAACAAATGGCCGACTACGTCGAGGATATCCGCTCTGTCGTACACACTCTTTCTGGCGAAATATCTGAACAAAATATCGAACTCTCAGCGACACTCGAAGAGACGCTTCAATCTGCCAGGCATTCCTTTCCCACGGCCGAATACGAGGCCTCAATCCCGGCTGGTATTACCGTTCGAGGGACACCGCTCGCAGGTCTGGTCTTCGAAAACCTCCTCGAGAACGCCGTCAGACATAACGATTCAGAGATAGCCAAAGTACGACTCGATGTCGACGAGACCGACTCGACCGTCCGCGTGACTGTAGCTGATAATGGACCAGGCATTCCCGATGACCGCAAAACCGCATATTTCAGGCGAGGAGAACACGGTCAAGACAGTCTCGGAGAGGGCCTGGGTCTGTATCTAGCGGAAACAGTTGTAACGCTGAGTGGAGGTGACATCTGGATCGAGGATAACGACCCGACGGGGACACGGGTCATCGTTGAATTGCGAAAGTCTTCGGGAGAGTCAGGAGAGGCACGTAATGGTACCGATACCCGTCGAACCATGGAGACTGAAGAGCTCCCGGCTAATGATTGA
- a CDS encoding twin-arginine translocation signal domain-containing protein, translating into MERRRFLAASATITAVVFAGCGSPNDDDDDGGGDGYSLDEPTEITPPDNDVIAR; encoded by the coding sequence ATGGAACGGAGACGCTTCCTCGCGGCGTCTGCAACCATCACCGCCGTTGTTTTTGCTGGGTGTGGCAGTCCTAACGACGATGATGATGACGGTGGCGGCGACGGATACAGCCTCGATGAACCGACGGAGATCACACCTCCGGACAACGACGTGATCGCGAGGTGA
- a CDS encoding ABC transporter permease, producing the protein MERRTMTAIEMSVREFARTPILIALLAFLPVYMIGVFVWLVPDSTIPLTVDGATVTAEMSAFAAAFMTPVTVAVLSGIVGLFLMQTSKMADSRLRLAGYRARELVTARVGLLTAGSVIVSGASLTVALVVLTPENVAAFAGAAVLVGMTYGILGVIIGIVLDRLPGVYVMLFAPMVDILMFQNPLATESPTWTTVLPGHFATNALMDAAFTSGGVLNDLLAAGGYVLVLLSVGVVVFYWATMTD; encoded by the coding sequence ATGGAGCGACGTACTATGACCGCGATCGAGATGAGTGTGCGCGAATTCGCCCGAACACCGATCTTGATTGCACTGCTGGCATTTCTCCCCGTGTACATGATCGGCGTGTTCGTCTGGCTCGTTCCTGATTCGACCATCCCTCTCACGGTCGATGGAGCAACGGTGACTGCCGAGATGTCGGCGTTCGCAGCAGCGTTCATGACGCCAGTGACCGTGGCCGTTCTCTCCGGGATTGTCGGACTGTTCCTCATGCAGACCTCGAAAATGGCCGATAGTCGCTTACGACTTGCAGGCTATCGCGCCCGGGAACTGGTCACCGCCCGGGTCGGACTGCTGACTGCTGGAAGCGTCATTGTGTCCGGTGCGTCACTGACCGTTGCACTCGTCGTATTAACTCCTGAAAACGTGGCTGCGTTCGCTGGAGCAGCAGTCCTCGTGGGGATGACCTACGGTATCTTGGGCGTCATCATTGGAATCGTCCTCGACCGTCTTCCGGGAGTTTACGTCATGCTCTTTGCACCGATGGTCGACATCCTCATGTTCCAGAACCCACTCGCAACAGAGTCACCGACCTGGACGACGGTCCTCCCTGGCCACTTTGCGACGAACGCACTCATGGATGCCGCGTTCACATCCGGAGGCGTCCTCAACGATCTTCTCGCCGCAGGCGGGTACGTCTTAGTGCTCCTGTCCGTCGGTGTCGTCGTCTTCTACTGGGCGACGATGACTGACTGA